The segment TAGTAGTACGATTTCTACAGTAAGTCTGGAAGGAAAGTATTATGTAAAGCACCCAGAAGTATGAACTGAAATAGTCCCTATAGCAAATTCTAAGCATATTACCATGAAGTGCTTGCTACACCCTAAGCCAGAATGTGGCCCTTTGAGATGTGGAATAACCATTAGCCTGTGATATAATGATTGTCATGAATGAGATACATTGTGTTAGAGAGTCACCCTTTTCAGTCTAATAAGTTAATCAACTTCACGGACTGGAACGTAAAATAGTTTGATAACGTAATCCTAGAAAGCCAAGTTTCTGTCTGTTACAAGATGGTAGCTGCTATGAAATTGCCCCGAAGGGTTTTGAGTATGACACCCCTCGCCTATGCAGTACTAATTTACTGTTAATGACGTAAGTAAGTAATGAAGTGTAATCAAGCCTCACTGGAAGGGACTTTAGGAGGTAGGTTAGAGTTAGCACCATTGGAGAATTTCATCGTTTCACATGACGTGTAAACGCTCGATCGTTCGTCTTCGTGCTGGCAAGGCGCAAACACCTTCTGCATGGTTATGGCGTTCATGATCTGCGCCATATTCTCAACCTCGGACGTGACCATCGCCAGATCATCCTTCATCTGCCtcgcatcctctctcctctcgtcggcATCCCACACGAGCAGGTCCAGCCCGAAGCGGAGGGCATCCATGCTGCTCTCCACGTTGCCGTCCGCATCGTTCGAGTACTGGGCCGTCTTGCTGAGCGTGCGGAAGTTGGCGAAGGCGTTCCTGCGGCGAGATACGTGGTCGCGGGTGCGGGCGATGCGCAGAACCACGTCCATGGTTTCTTGGCGGAGGCCTGTGTCCCGCAACGTCTTCTGCGTCAAGATGTGCGTCCATCCATACAGCGATGGGCACAGGGATATGCTGTGGTGCAGCAGTCGAAGTATTCCCTTGGGCAGGATCCATTTGAGCCATTTGCTGAACATGATGGCCTCGAAGTGCGAGATGAGGTCGGTCTGACGCACGAGGAGGTCGAGGCCCGCCGACTTCTGCAGGCGCTGGATGTCAGAAACAGCGAGACCGACGAGCAGATTCATGAGGATGATTGTGACAAAAATGAGAAATACGTAGAATATGATGTGCGTCGTCGCCGGATACAGTATGGTCTCGTCACCATAAAATAAATCATTGTACTCGATCTCGCCTGTCATCATGACCATCGTCTTTATCAACCTGGCACCGTACTGCCCAAACGACTTCTGGTTCGGGAAGAGCACTCCGAAACTCAGCGAAAAGGCGGTGAGCAAGCAGGCGTACGCACACAGGAACTTGGCGAAATTCTTGGTCACGTGCGTAAACATGTGGATATAGACCCCGAACAAAGGAAATCTTCCGACGAGGGAGAGGAGCTCCGCCCACGTCAGGAGAATGACGATGGCGGCCAGATGGTGCTCCCAGTCCCTCGTGTCGTGGCGGACGTAAGACGAAATGGTTATGGTCAgcgtgaagatgatgatgggccAGATGAGGGCGTTGTCCCACGAGGAGAAGTAAGTCCTCGGGGTGTCGAGCATCTGGAAGATCTCTTTCAGGACTAAGATCCCAAAGCCGAACCAAATGATGTACAGCAGATTGACCATGAAGGCTTCGTAGTGCAGGCCACACCTCTCTCTCAGGAGATTATCTTCCTCGTCCTCAAAAGGAGGAGGACCTTGAGAATCAGCCTCTTGCGTGGACTGCGTGGTTGCGTTCAGGTGGTAGCACGAAGATGCTGGAAACACGACCATGATATAGCAAGTCAGTAGAGCGACTAACACGGAGTAGAAGACCAGGTTGAAAATGAAGAAGTTTCGGACCCGGAGCCACTTTAGTAAGAGGAAGATTTCACAAACAGGGTGTTTCAGGAGTAACTTCTGACCCTCACGACTGAAACATGAGAGCATGCGGCTTTCCATGCCAATGGTGTCGCCGGGTACCAACACACGGAAGTTTATCTGGGcctgaaaaaaatacagacaaatgaaagaaaaggctTCCATTAACTCGAGAAATTTCTGGTGTTCTCGGTAACACGGTGAGTAAAATTCAGAAGCATAATGCCAAAAAGATACTCCTGGTAATATTAGTGGAAGAAACCTTGGTACCGTGAGTACTAAGAGGCTAATGAGctattgtaaataaatataaaccgcTATAGCATTGCCACAAGTATCAAAAAGACAAGATCCCGTGATATGGGTAATAAAGTAACCCCTTTAAGAGCCGAGCAAACTGACCTGAGAATCTCTCTCCTGATGGTCATGGTCGGTGAAGGAGATGGCGGCGTCGAGGTTCTCTTGGATGTGCGCGAGGACCGTCGGAGTCCTGCGGAGGATGAGGTGCAGGGCCGACACTCCGCCCTGTGTGCGCGCCGTCACGTCCGCGCCGTGATTCAGGAACAGCAGGACGCAGTAGGAGGAGTCGTGGACGGCGGCGATGTGCAGGGGCGTGTAGCCGGACAGATCCGCCGCGTTGGTGTCCGATCCCGCCTCCAGCAGGAGCCGGAGGCACTCATGCGACCTCGAGCCCTTGAAGATCCCGTAGTGCAGGGGCGTCTTCAGGTCGCGGTCGCGGGCGTTCGGGTCGGCGCTGAAGCTCAGGAGCACCTGCACCGTGTCGTAGCTCTGCGACTTGGCCGCCAAGTGCAGCGCCGTCTGGCCCATCTGGTTCTCCTGGTTGGGGTTGGCGCCGGCCTTGAGCAGCTGGTGCGCGATGGTGTAGTAGCCTTCGTTGGAGGCGATGTGGAGGGCGGTCATCTTGCCGGTGCCCTTCGAGGCTCTCACGTTGGCCCCGGCGCTCAGGAGGATGTCCACCACGTTGGGCAAGTCCTCGTACACAGCCACGTGTAAAGGAGACTCGCTGTACAGCGTGGTGGGGTTCACCGTCGCCCCCGAACTAATCAGCAGCTGCACGCACTCGGGGACGCCGGCGCGGACGGCGTGGTGCAGCGCCGTTTCACCGGTGGTGTCGAGCCCCGCGTCGATGTCTGCGCCCGCGGCCAGCAGGATCTTGATGCCGCCAACGCACCCACTCCGGGCGGCCAGCATCAGAGGCGTCAGTTTCTCGTGCAGGTCCCAGTCCCTGTAGGAGCCCGCCTTCGCCCCGGCCTCCACCAGCGCCTGGATCACCTCCTCCGAGCCACTTTCCGCTGCCAGGTGTAGCGGGCCACAGCCGTCGCTGTCCTGGGCCTCCACGCTCGCGCCCGCGGCCACCAGGGAGCGCACGATGTCCGCCGCGCCCTGCTGACACGCCCACAGCAGACACACGTCCAGCTGCACGCGCACCTTGCATTCTCTGGCCGTCGCGATGGCTTCGGATATCTTTCCGGCTTCCAGGAGGTTGAGGACTGCGAGAGGCTGGTTCCTGGTGGTCAGGAAGGACCTGAGGGCGTTGATGCGATGCTCCCGCACCGCCTGAGAGTTCCAGCCTTCGGTGACCTCAAGGAGGGTCTTGTCGAAGGTCACGCTGGCCTCGCTGTCGACGTGGCTGGTCTCGGAGGCGGGGCTGATCTCTCGATCGGCCCTCGTCCGCCACTGGCGCCGCCGACTCGTCTTCATGGCGCTCACGCGGAAGGTGCGCTTCTCCCTGCGCGGCAATGGGCGGGCTTTAGTTTTTAATTTCCAAATGGGTGTATTCAGTATATTAGAACTATttctaatatttgttattattgttgtgttcttGCTCGCAAGGCCCAGTGATGAAAAGCCTGCAGCATTGTCCACCACATCTTATTCTCAAGCAGTTCAAACCAGTCATCAAAAGGAAAAGCCAGGCCAACAATCCCATCAAGACAACTAATCACACCATATTTCAACAATAACCATCCacataacagataataataaaccACATCAAGAACAGCAGTGTCACTTACTTCCTATTAAAGACGTTTTCCGATACCTCGGTTATGTCGTCCAGGAATTGGCTTGGGAGTCGTCCCTCCTCATCGCCTTCGTCCACGGATGCGAACGACGGGTCCTGCGATCCCATGCTGGCGGTGCCAAAAATAGTAAGCGTTATTTTCACCACGAAGATATTTGGACCGATGCTTTTTATGAATTACAGAAACAGGTATAGTGGAGGTTCAGTTTACGGCCTCATATTGAAATGCTTTCAGAATCCCTCgcaaaattataatgaaagttcAATTTACATGTTTAAAAGCTCTTCAGAATTCTGCATAAAATTAAGCAGTTCTTGGCCATAAAAAACAGCGTAAAGTCACACAGGCGGAAAAATGGCGAGGATGAGATGAAACTGTGACCggaatatttacattatttcacCGAATGTGACAGTGAGATAACGTGGTTTCCTGGCAAATATTTATATTAGCCtgcgtgtttgcttgcttgcatacatatctgtatgcatgtgaatgtgtgtgtgtgtgtgtgtgggggggggggggggggggtatatgtctTCAGGTAAGatgcatgaatgtataaatgtaagcagcaatgtgcatgtgcgtaagagataatgatggtggtgctgATCTCAGATGAGAGACAGAACAGAAGCCGTGCACCTGGATTGCCTGCTCTGGAGCCATTTCTTGATGCGGAGGCTGCGGGAGGCGGCGGTGCCCTTGGTGCAGTCGCTGTAGACCCTGGGGCGAATGGTCGGAGGCCGGAAGAGCCGATTCGTCGTCCATGACTGCGACGGGAGGCCGCCCACGCTCCCGTTCATGGCGCAGTGGACGTGGGAACTGCTGCGGGCGGGGCTGCCCGAGTGGACGTCGTAGTTCCCGTGGGAGGGTCTCGGGGCAGAGCGCGTGACGTAGACGTTGCGGCGTTGCGGCTGGACGGGCTTGGGTGGGACGCCCCAGCACGCGGGCCGGTCTCGGGGCAGGCAGCGGGTGCTGAGGGGGCGCTCGGGGGCCGCCGCTTCGCCAGGTAAGTGATCCGATACCTCGTGCAGGTCGTAGCACGAGTACGATACCTTCCTCGCCGGCTGCGCTGCCAGGCCCAGGCCGCTAACACCTGCCGAAGGGAAACGAGCTGACGCCTTAGTCTGGATTTgaacatttctctctctaataaaaACATTCATTAAAACTTACCCAAAATTTCTATGTATCCCTATATTTCAAATTGTCTTTCGTTAATTCTCCAAGATGATCATTAAAAAGCCAGATGGGTTAATTCCTTTAGTTCCAAAAGACTCAATTCGAACATAACTTTTGCCGTGAGTTtataaaaaacacgaaagatcATTTACATAATCTCTCTACACACTCCCTACAcagctaagtttttttttttttttttttttttgtgtgattcccTCAACAGCCCCTTCCTCTGATAATGCTCTTCCAAccatgtctccaaaaacaagtggGTAAACTTTCCTTCCGCAGCTATTCCgatcgttcacgccttgtcacagCTGCATCTGATtcccaagctcgtgcactatctaccctgactgagcTCACTGTTTCTACTTCTACCCCAATATCACTTCCTCATTCCacctctacccactccctctcccagtcaaattctttagTCAGTCTAAATGCAAACGCCCCAATCACTACCACTATTCTAAATCCAgccactccaatctctacttcccctctccctgctcgcTCTAGTCGTCGCATCAGTCTAACGTTCCAGCCCTTCTTGTACCGCACCTTTCgttcatctacctctttctctgcccctcaattgtctgtcccctctccccctcctcataagaaaaccttcgtTTCTCCCCAACCAACTTACATTCCAGAAACTCTTGATGACAtacaaaactatctaatcatgatcTAAAAACATACCTATACCTAATCCTTCCTCCAATCTCTCTGTTTCCATTCCCTCAACACATAGAGTgacttcccatcctcctcctactcatgtccccccttcctcccacttcctcccaacACACCCCACCCCTGCTGCTCCATTTGCATCCCCCTCCTGAAACTGCCCTACCATCCAATCGCCCTtagcttcccccttccccctcttgctAATCCCAGCCTTACCCCGTGGGCATCCTAGCATCGTACCACGCTCCTTCCTTGAcaactttgatctaatcaccctacCTTAACCTATTTACTCATGCTCTCTACCCTCACCTCTCTTGACCCCCTATAAGTACCATATCATCCTAAACGACTGTTCGGCTTTTGACGTCCGGCTGTTTAAAACATCACCTGGTCCCAagctttacccttttcactgctACACCTctctacttttattttgttttgtaaccATTACcctttaacaaaatatataaataactatttgGATTTACTCCTATACGATTTTTATGTTATCTTTGAATTATATTTGAAGAGAAACAattgcaagagaaagagatagaaatagagagagatagagatagagatagagacagatagatatagagatagagaatgagaaagagatagagatagagataggggtagataaaaagagagaaagaaagatatagaggcagatagaaagagagcgaaagagaaagaataataaagagatagagacagagagaaagagaaagcaagggaaagagaggtcTGCAATAGCGAATTCAGGGAATGAAAGTCAAACATCTAAACTTTGAAACCCCCTGTGAAAAGGTCTTCGTCAGTGTTAAacaattcctccccccccccaaaaaaaaaaaaaaaaaaaaaaaatatatatatatatatatatatatatatatatatatatatatatatatatataagccaaacATGtcgcaaaggaaaaggaagaaggttcATTGACTCAATAACATAGATAATGTCTAACTACTGGTCGATTTTGATAGCCCACGAACATTCATGTCagtagtacttttttttttttatcaatctgcGACTTTTATATTATGTGATAATCTTAAGTTAATAGAATAACATCTTAATCGAAAAAGACTagagttattactataatatttaagTGCAGACCCTCCCATAacaactgtttgtgtgtgtgtgtgtgtgtgtgtgtgtgtgtgtgtgtgtgtgtgtgtgtgtgtgtgtgtgtgtgtgtgtgtgtgtgtgtgtgtgtgtgtgtgagtgtgagtgtgagtgtgagtgtgagtgtgagtgtgagtgtgtgtgtgtgtgtgtgtgtgtttatgggtatgtgtatgtgtatgtgtgtgtgtgtgtgtgtgtgtgtgtgtgtgtgtgtgtgtgtgtgtgtgtgtgtgtgtgtgtgtgtgtgtgtgtgtgtgtgtgtgtgtgtgtgtgtatgtatgtatgtgtgtgtgtgtgtttgtgagggaggagggtctggcgttaaccccttgccgacgggtacgacgggtagacacgtgctttgcccactgctagtacttgtttgattgtttatacacatagatggctatacttgtactaagtcaccaatgagccagttaggagtactgcccgtctcgcccgttcacccttttctttgatttacgaaatattttacattatcttattttgctgttactaatatcaaaaaacattataataatcataatgtttataataaaaataacaccatcgatatccatagcactagtaaaaaacacgtttttcccgcccattcaaatcacgtatggtcacaagatctactaattgactcctttgtggctaagcactagcagagccatctatgagcagacatttcacaaaacatatagaaaatgggc is part of the Penaeus chinensis breed Huanghai No. 1 chromosome 2, ASM1920278v2, whole genome shotgun sequence genome and harbors:
- the LOC125030106 gene encoding transient receptor potential channel pyrexia-like, which gives rise to MSFGRHGRSVSPPHHVSGVSGLGLAAQPARKVSYSCYDLHEVSDHLPGEAAAPERPLSTRCLPRDRPACWGVPPKPVQPQRRNVYVTRSAPRPSHGNYDVHSGSPARSSSHVHCAMNGSVGGLPSQSWTTNRLFRPPTIRPRVYSDCTKGTAASRSLRIKKWLQSRQSSMGSQDPSFASVDEGDEEGRLPSQFLDDITEVSENVFNRKEKRTFRVSAMKTSRRRQWRTRADREISPASETSHVDSEASVTFDKTLLEVTEGWNSQAVREHRINALRSFLTTRNQPLAVLNLLEAGKISEAIATARECKVRVQLDVCLLWACQQGAADIVRSLVAAGASVEAQDSDGCGPLHLAAESGSEEVIQALVEAGAKAGSYRDWDLHEKLTPLMLAARSGCVGGIKILLAAGADIDAGLDTTGETALHHAVRAGVPECVQLLISSGATVNPTTLYSESPLHVAVYEDLPNVVDILLSAGANVRASKGTGKMTALHIASNEGYYTIAHQLLKAGANPNQENQMGQTALHLAAKSQSYDTVQVLLSFSADPNARDRDLKTPLHYGIFKGSRSHECLRLLLEAGSDTNAADLSGYTPLHIAAVHDSSYCVLLFLNHGADVTARTQGGVSALHLILRRTPTVLAHIQENLDAAISFTDHDHQERDSQAQINFRVLVPGDTIGMESRMLSCFSREGQKLLLKHPVCEIFLLLKWLRVRNFFIFNLVFYSVLVALLTCYIMVVFPASSCYHLNATTQSTQEADSQGPPPFEDEEDNLLRERCGLHYEAFMVNLLYIIWFGFGILVLKEIFQMLDTPRTYFSSWDNALIWPIIIFTLTITISSYVRHDTRDWEHHLAAIVILLTWAELLSLVGRFPLFGVYIHMFTHVTKNFAKFLCAYACLLTAFSLSFGVLFPNQKSFGQYGARLIKTMVMMTGEIEYNDLFYGDETILYPATTHIIFYVFLIFVTIILMNLLVGLAVSDIQRLQKSAGLDLLVRQTDLISHFEAIMFSKWLKWILPKGILRLLHHSISLCPSLYGWTHILTQKTLRDTGLRQETMDVVLRIARTRDHVSRRRNAFANFRTLSKTAQYSNDADGNVESSMDALRFGLDLLVWDADERREDARQMKDDLAMVTSEVENMAQIMNAITMQKVFAPCQHEDERSSVYTSCETMKFSNGANSNLPPKVPSSEA